One stretch of Oceanispirochaeta sp. DNA includes these proteins:
- a CDS encoding spiro-SPASM protein, giving the protein MRNIVFLNLIKSNSYSQKPLPGHGTISQMVLDFTFSLPDVEKIIPIALDHEQGQSFYDSNNHPEIVSLEVDRQDLLLKTMAEYSEGYDHCFYYFSDTPLLDITLFEKMYSNHLKYYADYTFADGYPLGLAPEIICSRTLTELNRNIPEKKDKIDREALFSWVQQDINSFDIETEISPVDLRLKRICLSSDNKINFLQLNSFVKAGIYTSRDFIEKHESLEQHCRRAPNYYQVQISSACPQSCAYCPYPVMNPDHRHDDREMSVEKILALSEKIESFTPDARVSLSLWGEPSLHSDIKLVLQSLLEKTRLNFVIESSGIGWGDMNNPELLKIIQSQRIEWIISLDVLDSDLYQELRGEGQKEALSMIETLLSQNPDHTWVQAVRMKENEDDLEDFYRYWKQKTEHVIIQKYDHFSKELPEKKITDLSPLRRFPCWHLKREMTILLDGSVILCREELKPSKNRLNCFNESLEEIWNRGNDVFSEHINGEFKGVCTSCDEYYSYNF; this is encoded by the coding sequence ATGAGAAATATAGTCTTTCTGAATTTGATCAAAAGCAATTCCTACTCACAAAAACCTCTTCCGGGGCATGGAACCATATCTCAAATGGTTCTGGATTTTACATTCAGCCTGCCGGACGTGGAAAAAATTATACCCATAGCACTCGATCATGAACAGGGACAATCCTTCTATGATTCAAATAATCATCCCGAGATTGTCTCACTGGAAGTGGACCGACAGGATCTTCTTTTAAAAACCATGGCCGAATACTCAGAAGGGTATGATCACTGTTTCTACTATTTTTCCGATACTCCCCTGCTGGATATCACGCTGTTTGAAAAAATGTATTCCAACCATTTGAAGTACTATGCTGACTATACGTTTGCCGACGGCTATCCCCTTGGTCTGGCTCCGGAAATCATTTGTTCCAGAACCCTCACTGAATTAAACAGAAACATTCCCGAGAAAAAAGATAAAATTGACAGGGAAGCTCTGTTTTCATGGGTACAGCAGGATATCAATTCCTTTGATATCGAAACTGAAATATCCCCTGTAGATTTACGGTTAAAGAGGATATGTCTTTCCTCAGACAATAAAATTAATTTTCTGCAGCTCAATAGTTTTGTCAAAGCCGGAATATACACGTCCAGGGACTTCATCGAAAAGCATGAATCTCTTGAACAACATTGCAGAAGGGCACCCAATTATTACCAGGTTCAAATTTCCTCGGCATGCCCTCAGAGTTGTGCCTACTGTCCCTATCCGGTGATGAATCCGGATCATAGACATGATGATAGAGAAATGTCTGTGGAAAAGATCCTGGCTCTGTCCGAAAAGATTGAGTCCTTCACACCCGATGCCAGGGTTTCTCTGAGCCTTTGGGGTGAGCCTTCATTGCATTCAGATATAAAACTGGTCCTGCAGTCGCTCCTGGAAAAAACCAGATTGAATTTTGTCATCGAAAGTTCCGGAATTGGATGGGGAGATATGAATAATCCTGAACTTCTGAAAATCATTCAGTCCCAAAGAATTGAATGGATCATTTCATTGGATGTCCTGGACAGTGACTTGTATCAGGAACTCAGAGGGGAAGGCCAAAAAGAAGCTTTATCAATGATAGAGACCCTTCTCTCACAAAATCCTGACCATACCTGGGTACAGGCTGTCAGAATGAAGGAAAATGAAGATGATCTGGAAGATTTCTACCGTTATTGGAAACAAAAAACGGAACATGTGATCATTCAGAAATATGATCACTTTTCCAAAGAGCTTCCGGAAAAGAAAATAACCGATTTGTCCCCTCTTAGGCGGTTTCCCTGTTGGCACCTGAAAAGGGAAATGACTATCCTCCTGGACGGTTCAGTCATCCTCTGCCGGGAAGAGCTCAAACCCTCAAAGAACAGGCTGAACTGCTTTAACGAATCTCTCGAGGAGATATGGAACAGAGGCAATGACGTTTTTTCTGAACACATAAATGGGGAATTTAAAGGAGTGTGCACCAGTTGTGATGAATACTACAGCTATAACTTCTGA